Proteins co-encoded in one Papaver somniferum cultivar HN1 chromosome 5, ASM357369v1, whole genome shotgun sequence genomic window:
- the LOC113277597 gene encoding uncharacterized protein LOC113277597 codes for MFLTLVLFHQYLVLSDFALVDPSHGSCAMFSYGECLSALFGSSEHSLFGCSLGLMICVSSYGEEVASDRRKTTVLVVPFPPKNGSMSVVLDTLISPSTILIGMFDLPFSATGVKFPLEPVALSRVGLGFGYCISYLDVTYSAICFSH; via the exons ATGTTCCTCACTCTCGTTCTCTTTCATCAGTATCTGGTGTTGAGCGATTTTGCTCTTGTTGATCCATCTCATGGAAGTTGTGCTATGTTTTCTTATGGAGAATGTTTATCAGCTTTGTTTGGATCATCTGAGCATAGTCTCTTTGGATGTTCTCTAGGTTTGATGATTTGCGTCTCCTCTT ATGGGGAAGAAGTCGCTTCAGACAGAAGAAAGACCACAGTTCTTGTTGTTCCATTTCCCCCAAAGAATGGATCGATGAGTGTGGTTCTTGATACCCTGATCTCGCCTAGTACCATTTTGATTGGCATGTTTGACCTTCCTTTTTCAGCAACTGGAGTCAAGTTTCCTTTAGAGCCAGTTGCGTTAAGTAGAGTTGGCCTTGGCTTTGGATATTGTATATCTTATTTGGATGTTACTTACAGTGCAATATGTTTCAGCCATTAG
- the LOC113277598 gene encoding glycine-rich cell wall structural protein 1.0-like, which produces MKRKTVFLFLFLYLQFLSSVYIEVAAKNMHHPITPQDYESNRMITTHMRRGGGGGHGGGGSHGGSGSRGGSSSRGGGRNRGTGSTIVPRGGIYPYPYYGSTSNGKHNNNSSNSCGGIMSNHHKGAAFAIMVALTAL; this is translated from the exons ATGAAGCGAAAAACagtcttcctttttcttttcctttaccTTCAGTTCTTATCAAGTGTATACATAGAAGTTGCAG CCAAGAATATGCACCATCCTATAACACCTCAAGATTATGAGAGCAACAGAATGATTACCACACATATGAGaagaggcggtggtggtggtcacGGCGGTGGAGGTAGTCACGGAGGTAGTGGCAGTCGCGGTGGTAGCAGCAGTAGAGGTGGTGGTAGAAATCGTGGTACCGGTAGTACCATTGTGCCTCGTGGGGGTATTTATCCCTATCCCTACTATGGCAGTACCAGTAACGGAAAAcataacaacaacagcagcaacagttgTGGGGGCATCATGAGCAACCACCACAAGGGTGCTGCATTCGCGATAATGGTAGCTTTAACTGCATTGTAA
- the LOC113282066 gene encoding uncharacterized protein LOC113282066 encodes MDADDAWEALDVDDSDLVSLLRPSTLLPCKRPLPPPPSQQNPNKTRNNTIVHSLRPCSQPKTLESQTQKSDDLPSTSNRRLIPGPAGLLQATMNRKARDNRSGEDQIPTQEFIRRMNGEEDEGENDPDFKRNPWLSVVEFDMGFEEGKSNLGSIKNCLSNRRISLVIAMVKSCKPNGLGDISLTLKDPTGTIGANVHRKVTESEYGKDISVGSILILKQIVLFSPSRTGHYLNITLPNVVKVIPKDYSGSPIKGFSVLEVNSAYPIDECNWTRSEMAEKVSFARSGATERFTSEVPRQYRNKELLVDDVDNRRQLEESIAARGNSQRGSNYKPAAEIITQLAERSVTNQATQLTVRGGDTENEERIMDVDDNCSKDRAPPENFNCTSNTLQHMSTARVNEGKGESKKPTTSLPEWTDEQLDELFNAYSDDGDTFL; translated from the exons ATGGACGCCGATGATGCTTGGGAAGCTCTAGATGTCGATGATTCTGATCTTGTTTCTCTTCTAAGACCTTCCACTCTTCTTCCTTGCAAACgccctcttcctcctcctccttcacaacaaaaccctaacaagactagaaacaacactatcgtTCACTCTCTTCGACCATGCTCTCAAcccaaaaccctagaatctcaAACCCAGAAAAGTGATGATCTTCCATCGACTAGTAATCGTCGTCTAATTCCGGGTCCAGCCGGGTTACTCCAGGCTACTATGAATCGAAAAGCTAGGGATAATAGAAGTGGGGAAGATCAAATTCCGACTCAGGAATTTATACGAAGGatgaatggagaagaagatgaggGTGAAAATGATCCTGATTTCAAACGAAATCCATGGCTTTCTGTTGTTGAATTCGATATGGGTTTTGAAGAGGGTAAATCAAACTTGGGTTCAATCAAGAATTGTTTAAGCAATAGAAGAATTTCTTTG GTTATTGCCATGGTTAAATCATGTAAACccaatggtcttggtgatataAGTTTAACCCTAAAG GATCCTACAGGTACTATTGGTGCTAATGTCCATCGAAAAGTTACGGAAAGCGAGTATGGAAAAGATATCTCTGTTGGCTCTATATTAATTCTCAAGCAG ATTGTTCTATTCTCGCCTTCCCGTACGGGGCATTATCTCAACATCACACTTCCGAATGTGGTCAAG GTTATTCCCAAGGACTACAGTGGATCTCCAATAAAAGGGTTTTCAGTATTGGAAGTTAATTCTGCCTATCCCATTG ATGAATGTAACTGGACAAGGTCAGAGATGGCCGAGAAGGTGTCATTTGCGAGATCAGGAGCAACGGAAAGATTTACGAGTGAGGTACCTAGACAATATAGAAACAAAGAACTGttagttgatgatgttgataatagAAGACAACTGGAAGAAAGCATAGCAGCAAGAGGGAACTCTCAACGAGGTAGTAATTATAAACCTGCAGCAGAGATAATAACCCAATTGGCGGAGCGTTCAGTAACAAATCAAGCTACACAGTTGACAGTTAGAGGGGGAGATACTGAAAATGAGGAACGTATAATGGATGTAGATGACAACTGTTCAAAAGATCGTGCTCCACCGGAAAATTTCAACTGCACAAGCAATACACTGCAGCATATGTCCACTGCAAGAGTAAACGAGGGAAAAGGTGAATCTAAGAAGCCAACAACTTCACTCCCTGAATGGACAGATGAACAGCTTGATGAGCTTTTTAATGCCTATAGTGACGACGGTGATACCTTTCTGTAG
- the LOC113279245 gene encoding probable E3 ubiquitin-protein ligase RNF217 — translation MEIEITDQNLETAPSSNSPIHDSSCNSSVTDNFFTCEICIEPVLLNQKFKNMEMDGCLHPYCTDCIVKYIEVKVIHDNISEIQCPNSNCTVFLNALSCRSILPTFVFEKWCRVLCESVVLMESSKGGFAYGRSYCPFRECSELVLNECVMTIAFSSTSSSSNIRKSTCPNCKKIFCFHCMVPWKENHRRHRRGNLVNDVDRNDLLFLETARQQKWTRCPNCSCYVEHVKPHFVIGVDARFVYAK, via the exons ATGGAGATAGAAATCACAGACCAAAACCTCGAAACTGCCCCTTCATCTAATTCACCTATCCATGACAGTTCATGTAATAGTAGTGTTACTGACAACTTTTTCACTTGCGAAATCTGTATCGAACCAGTTCTTCTAAACCAGAAATTTAAGAACATGGAGATGGATGGATGCCTTCACCCTTATTGCACTGACTGCATCGTCAAGTACATCGAAGTAAAAGTTATACATGACAACATTTCGGAGATACAATGTCCTAATAGCAATTGCACTGTCTTCTTAAACGCTTTATCCTGTCGCTCCATTCTCCCCACATTCGTGTTCGAGAAATGGTGTCGTGTACTTTGTGAATCAGTTGTATTAATGGAATCATCAAAAGGTGGGTTTGCCTATGGGAGATCTTATTGCCCTTTTCGTGAATGTAGCGAATTAGTTTTAAACGAGTGTGTCATGACAATTGCATTTTCAAGTACTTCAAGTAGTTCAAATATCAGAAAATCAACCTGTCCAAATtgcaagaagatattctgttttcACTGTATGGTTCCATGGAAGGAAAATCATAGACGTCATAGAAGAGGTAATCTGGTAAATGACGTCGATAGAAACGATCTTCTGTTCCTGGAGACTGCTAGACAACAGAAATGGACTCGATGTCCAAATTGCAGCTGTTATGTGGAAC ATGTAAAGCCACATTTTGTTATCGGTGTGGATGCAAGATTTGTATATGCGAAGTAA